A DNA window from Theobroma cacao cultivar B97-61/B2 chromosome 5, Criollo_cocoa_genome_V2, whole genome shotgun sequence contains the following coding sequences:
- the LOC18599997 gene encoding germin-like protein subfamily 1 member 13, which translates to MKGVYFLASFLFLALASSFASASDPSPLQDFCVALNDTKIAVFVNGKFCKDPMLAKAEDFFFSGLNVPGNTSNQLGSKVTPVNVEQIPGLNTLGVSLARVDFAPYGGLNPPHTHPRATEILVVLEGTLYVGFVTSNPDNRLITKVLYPGDVFVFPVGLIHFQLNIGKTNAVAFAAFGSQNPGVITIAKAVFGSNPPINPDVLTKAFQLDKNVVKYLQSQFWWDNN; encoded by the exons ATGAAAGGTGTTTATTTCCTGgcatcttttctctttttggctCTGGCTTCCTCATTTGCCTCTGCCTCTGACCCTAGCCCTCTTCAAGACTTTTGTGTAGCCCTCAATGACACTAAAATTGCAG TATTTGTGAATGGGAAGTTCTGCAAGGACCCAATGCTTGCCAAAGCAGAAGACTTCTTCTTTTCAGGGCTCAACGTGCCAGGAAACACATCAAATCAACTGGGGTCAAAAGTCACTCCTGTTAATGTGGAACAAATTCCAGGACTTAACACTCTTGGCGTATCTCTGGCAAGAGTTGACTTTGCACCTTATGGTGGGCTAAATCCCCCTCACACTCACCCTCGTGCCACAGAGATCCTAGTTGTCCTAGAAGGCACACTCTATGTCGGCTTTGTCACATCCAACCCGGATAACCGTCTCATCACCAAAGTCCTCTACCCTGGCGATGTTTTTGTCTTTCCGGTTGGTCTCATCCACTTCCAGCTCAATATAGGGAAAACTAATGCAGTTGCCTTTGCTGCTTTCGGCAGCCAAAATCCAGGAGTTATCACTATTGCAAAGGCAGTCTTTGGCTCAAACCCTCCCATCAATCCTGATGTTCTCACCAAGGCCTTCCAGCTGGACAAGAACGTAGTGAAATATCTTCAGTCACAATTCTGGTGGGATAACAATTAG
- the LOC108660477 gene encoding germin-like protein subfamily 1 member 13 → MKGVQLFLVVSAFLAFAWSLASASDPDPLQDFCVAINDTKDGVFVNGKFCKDPKLAKAEDFFYSGLNIPRNTSNPVGSTVTQVNVAQILGLNTLGISLARIDYAPYGGLNPPHTHPRASEILVVLEGTLYVGFVTSNPENRLITKVLYPGDVFVFPVGLIHFQLNIGKTNAVAFAGLSSQNPGVITIAKAVFGSNPPINPDVLTKAFQLDKNIVTSLQSRFWWDNN, encoded by the exons ATGAAAGGAGTTCAACTTTTCCTTGTAGTTTCTGCCTTCTTGGCCTTCGCTTGGTCATTAGCCTCAGCTTCTGACCCTGACCCTCTCCAAGACTTCTGTGTAGCCATCAATGACACCAAGGACGGTG TGTTCGTAAATGGGAAGTTCTGCAAGGACCCAAAGCTTGCCAAGGCAGAAGACTTCTTCTATTCAGGGCTCAATATCCCCAGAAACACATCAAATCCAGTGGGATCAACTGTGACTCAGGTCAATGTTGCACAAATACTAGGACTTAACACTCTTGGCATATCTCTTGCTCGAATTGACTATGCTCCGTACGGAGGCCTAAACCCCCCTCACACTCATCCTCGTGCCTCTGAGATCCTAGTGGTTTTAGAGGGCACACTTTACGTTGGCTTTGTTACATCCAACCCGGAGAATCGTCTCATCACCAAAGTCTTGTACCCTGGAGATGTGTTTGTTTTCCCAGTTGGTCTCATCCACTTCCAGCTCAATATAGGGAAAACTAATGCAGTTGCCTTTGCTGGTCTCAGCAGCCAAAATCCAGGAGTAATCACTATTGCAAAGGCAGTCTTTGGCTCAAACCCTCCCATCAATCCTGATGTTCTCACCAAGGCCTTCCAGCTGGACAAGAATATTGTTACCTCTCTTCAGTCCCGGTTCTGGTGGGACAACAATTAA